The following are encoded in a window of Rosa chinensis cultivar Old Blush chromosome 4, RchiOBHm-V2, whole genome shotgun sequence genomic DNA:
- the LOC112199256 gene encoding uncharacterized protein LOC112199256 produces the protein MQCVTTVRYSFLVRGKPRGWVVPTRGLRQGDPLSPYLFLLGAEGFSALLQKKQSDGLLSGIVVCQDARSVNHLLFADDSMLYANAALEDCYQIQEVIETYGRASGQLVNFNKSSVVFSKNVTDYMQGEVAGLLGVEVVDFHEKYLGLPTYVGRKKSATFQYIKENLAKKLKNWQGKFLSGAGKDILIRVVAQSLPTYAMSVFQLTKGSKEEGGLGFRSLEDFNSAMLAKQAWRIINHPNSLIARIYAARYFPSGSFWTAGMHASSPSYSWRSILSTRELIAEGFCWQIGNGERVKAWCDPWIPGLPSFKPELPANSGDITLKVSDLFLTEHSWDERKIRNLFSANTAEAILCIPLSSRRAEDSATVVEWLNHCAGKLSKHSFEELLVLLWNIWKERNKRVWEQKSTEANDVVIRMSTSLAEYRRHNVHTRKTGVNVARWRCPSIGVLKVNIDGSFHAGTKLGGLGFIIRDNQGVVIAGGVRPRYHLFSAEHVEALACLEVVKFVLEHNLNPVIIETDSQVVQQQVSLSSVVNSSVIGRVYEDIIELFSHSPNMKIIHTKREANQVAHRLVAHATTLPQASTFFSPPSFLMAALAADSIIM, from the exons ATGCAGTGTGTTACAACAGTCAGATATTCCTTCTTGGTCCGGGGAAAACCAAGAGGGTGGGTAGTCCCTACTCGGGGACTTAGGCAAGGAGATCCCTTATCCCCTTACCTATTTTTACTTGGGGCTGAAGGTTTCTCCGCTCTTCTTCAAAAGAAACAGAGTGATGGTCTTCTATCGGGTATTGTGGTTTGTCAGGATGCACGCTCAGTTAATCACCTTCTTTTTGCTGATGATAGTATGTTATATGCTAATGCGGCGTTGGAGGACTGTTATCAAATACAGGAAGTGATTGAAACTTATGGACGAGCTTCAGGTCAGCTGGTGAACTTCAACAAGAGCTCAGTAGTTTTCAGTAAGAATGTTACGGACTATATGCAAGGGGAGGTGGCTGGTCTTCTGGGAGTTGAAGTGGTGGACtttcatgaaaaatatttaggTCTACCAACCTATGTAGGAAGGAAGAAGTCTGCTACTTTCCAGTATATTAAGGAGAATTTGgccaagaaattgaaaaattggCAGGGTAAGTTCTTGAGTGGTGCTGGCAAGGATATTCTTATCAGAGTCGTGGCGCAATCTTTACCAACCTATGCCATGAGTGTTTTTCAACTCACCAAAGG CTCTAAGGAAGAGGGTGGTCTGGGTTTTCGAAGCTTGGAAGATTTTAATTCTGCTATGCTAGCAAAACAGGCATGGAGGATCATTAATCATCCCAATTCCCTAATTGCACGGATTTATGCGGCAAGGTATTTCCCTTCGGGTTCGTTTTGGACTGCGGGGATGCATGCGTCGTCTCCTTCTTACTCTTGGAGAAGCATCTTGTCTACAAGGGAATTAATTGCTGAAGGTTTCTGTTGGCAAATTGGTAATGGTGAGAGGGTGAAAGCTTGGTGTGATCCTTGGATACCGGGACTTCCATCTTTTAAACCGGAATTGCCAGCTAACAGTGGGGACATTACACTCAAGGTTAGTGATCTTTTTCTTACAGAGCATTCTTGGGATGAAAGGAAAATTCGAAATTTATTTTCCGCCAATACGGCAGAGGCTATCTTATGTATTCCTCTAAGCTCTAGAAGAGCTGAGGACAG TGCTACGGTGGTTGAATGGCTCAATCATTGTGCTGGGAAGCTTTCGAAACATTCCTTTGAGGAGCTACTTGTTCTACTCTGGAATATCTGGAAGGAAAGGAACAAGAGGGTCTGGGAGCAAAAGAGTACCGAAGCAAATGATGTGGTGATTCGTATGAGTACTAGCCTTGCTGAGTACCGCCGTCACAATGTCCATACTAGGAAAACTGGGGTTAATGTAGCTCGATGGAGGTGTCCTTCCATAGGGGTTTTGAAAGTCAATATTGATGGCTCGTTTCATGCCGGCACGAAGCTGGGCGGTTTGGGATTCATTATCCGAGATAATCAGGGGGTGGTGATTGCAGGTGGTGTACGGCCTCGTTATCATCTATTCTCGGCTGAACATGTAGAAGCATTAGCATGCTTGGAAGTAGTCAAGTTTGTCCTGGAGCATAATTTGAACCCGGTTATTATTGAGACAGATTCTCAGGTTGTTCAGCAACAAGTTTCTCTGTCAAGTGTGGTAAACTCTTCTGTTATAGGTAGAGTTTATGAGGATATTATAGAGCTGTTTTCCCATTCTCCAAATATGAAGATCATTCATACTAAGAGAGAGGCCAATCAGGTGGCGCATAGGTTGGTAGCTCATGCAACAACTCTTCCCCAAGCAAGcactttcttttctcctcctAGCTTTCTTATGGCTGCACTTGCAGCTGATTCCATTATAATGTAA
- the LOC112195902 gene encoding stress response protein NST1, with the protein MASSRSSLYRTLRSLSTTTRPSHHNSHHHTHRYTEPSSFIGSWDAPSNPKEAQAKLAHLRRDYAKQVKEIRKEYIKEVELMRLEKLRKDEARKEALRLQNEERKRLKAEAAKVRAQQRQVAEEEFRQTLLKERAEKLENWKMKEMLREEKKKQKNELLRRQSSLWIDEPELEKKMLEAIVDTRPL; encoded by the exons ATGGCGTCCTCCCGGTCTTCACTCTACCGCACCCTCCGCTCCCTCTCCACCACCACCAGACCCTCCCACCACAACAGCCACCACCACACCCACCGCTACACCGAGCCGAGCTCCTTCATCGGAAGCTGGGACGCGCCGAGCAACCCCAAGGAGGCGCAGGCCAAGCTCGCGCATCTCCGGCGAGACTACGCGAAGCAGGTCAAGGAGATCCGCAAGGAGTACATCAAGGAGGTCGAGCTGATGAGGCTCGAGAAGCTCCGAAAGGACGAGGCCCGTAAAGAAGCCCTCAGGCTCCAGAACGAGGAGCGCAAGAGGCTCAAGGCCGAGGCCGCTAAGGTCCGGGCTCAACAGCGCCAGGTCGCCGAGGAAGAGTTCCGCCAAACCCTA TTAAAAGAAAGAGCAGAAAAGCTTGAGAATTGGAAGATGAAGGAAATGCTTagggaagagaagaaaaaacagaagaatGAACTGCTACGACGTCAAAGTTCCCTATGGATTGATGAACCAGAACTGGAAAAGAAGATGCTTGAAGCCATTGTTGATACCAGACCCCTTTGA
- the LOC112200209 gene encoding uncharacterized protein LOC112200209, with the protein MATPRSLYRTLRPFSTTTRPSRHFSDPKEEAKLAALRRYYNLLVLRRDYAKHVKEVRVKSIMEVELMRLEMLRVDEARKEAQNEQTRRLKAEAARVRAQKREAAKHETEQALLKQKAEKLENLKKKEMLREEKKREKNGLLRQSSSGIKEP; encoded by the exons ATGGCGACCCCTCGCTCACTCTACCGTACACTCCGCCCCTTCTCCACAACCACTAGACCCTCTCGCCATTTCTCCGATCCCAAAGAGGAGGCGAAGCTAGCAGCGCTGCGCAGGTACTACAATCTACTGGTGCTGCGCAGAGACTACGCGAAGCATGTGAAGGAGGTCCGCGTCAAGTCCATCATGGAGGTGGAGCTCATGAGGCTCGAGATGCTCCGCGTCGATGAGGCCCGTAAGGAAGCCCAGAATGAGCAGACCAGGAGGCTCAAGGCTGAGGCCGCCAGGGTTCGCGCCCAAAAGCGGGAGGCTGCCAAGCACGAGACGGAACAAGCACTA TTAAAACAGAAAGCAGAAAAGCTTGagaatttgaagaagaaagaaatgcttagggaagaaaagaaaagagagaagaatgGACTGCTGCGGCAGAGTTCCTCTGGGATCAAGGAACCATAA
- the LOC112196214 gene encoding uncharacterized protein LOC112196214 translates to MNAPPFLSSGGPWGQPPPPPLALNPNFSLQNPLNLYMYLSNLASFTPHYYPPFPPNNFLVQNPSFAPKHFSNSAFHPQLLERIDGAVKKARSDLIAAGESVSAWKVSQSAIRILEVDCWSSLGFQMQQVPSLHRLMLTQGKIDAFIHCFVGVRRIASLYDLEVAICENEGVEQFEELGLGPLLRNPLVVHYFSVKCDATEVFRITSEEIISLLSEFMDACKHTYIRVEEFLDFIVKKCAVASREELGIRIYSLGMHISAIRVARDLESAALKKSGGLIIQKPDSRFMKRPMRMQQDEHLSTSIHKQFCGKHIRFDSEDECSDDENNDHVKCNQVNLPSQSAKSSDRVDSDDGLVVSPSQSKGPPNQVNISSQSAESFDRLNTDDGLVVSPSQSKASLPSLKMQQDKGFSTISCHVDSFLSVHKQFCGKHIRFDLEDEGSDDENYDHVRSNQVNLSSQFAKSSDRVDCDDGLVVSPSQSKGPLNQVNLSQSAESSDRVNTDDGLLVSPSQSKGPLPSLKMQQEKGFSTISRHVDSFFSVNKQFWGKRIRFDSAENSEDECSDDDLHDEEDYNCDQVTCSVVNFSSQSGGRSDRVSSCPYPSAIEEIQRLGLDQLSPDSGGQKHKEPNDSVKKKRKSENLVTAISVPPKLCKTEKVEQVARPIENGREANNVRNLDGRKAESWPPVIGELHQGIIILVQMALGHGHQFYSLEVTYKRRGMIIMMDLLNGRII, encoded by the exons ATGAACGCACCTCCTTTTCTCTCCTCCGGCGGCCCATGGGGCCAGCCACCGCCGCCGCCACTTGCCCTAAATCCCAATTTCTCCCTCCAAAACCCCCTCAATCTATACATGTACCTTTCAAACCTCGCCTCCTTCACACCCCACTACTATCCACCTTTCCCTCCCAATAATTTCCTAgtccaaaaccctagcttcGCCCCCAAGCACTTCTCCAATTCAGCATTTCATCCTCAGCTGCTGGAGAGAATCGACGGCGCCGTGAAGAAGGCTCGCTCCGACCTTATTGCCGCAGGGGAAAGCGTCTCGGCGTGGAAGGTCTCGCAGTCTGCGATTCGGATACTCGAGGTTGATTGCTGGAGCTCTCTAGGGTTTCAAATGCAGCAGGTGCCATCTCTGCACCGCCTCATGCTCACTCAAGGCAAG ATAGATGCATTTATCCATTGTTTTGTTGGGGTTCGAAGAATTGCTTCATTGTATGATCTCGAAGTAGCAATCTGCGAGAATGAGGGTGTTGAACAGTTTGAAGAGCTGGGATTGGGCCCTTTGTTGCGAAATCCTCTTGTCGTGCATTATTTCTCAGTGAAGTGTGATGCAACTGAAGTGTTTAGGATAACGAGTGAGGAGATAATATCTTTACTTTCTGAGTTCATGGATGCTTGTAAACATACATATATAAGGGTTGAAGAATTTTTAGATTTCATTGTAAAGAAGTGTGCAGTTGCAAGCAGAGAAGAGCTTGGAATACGAATTTACAGCTTGGG GATGCATATTTCAGCCATCCGGGTTGCTAGGGATTTAGAATCTGCTGCTCTGAAGAAATCTGGAGGGTTAATTATTCAAAAACCAGATTCAAGATTTATGAAGCGACCAATGAGAATGCAGCAAGACGAACATTTGTCCACCTCCATACATAAACAGTTTTGTGGCAAGCACATTAGGTTTGATTCAGAGGATGAATGTAGTGATGACGAAAATAATGACCATGTCAAATGCAACCAGGTTAACTTACCTTCACAATCTGCTAAAAGTTCTGACAGAGTGGACAGTGATGATGGTTTGGTTGTCTCTCCATCACAATCCAAGGGTCCACCCAACCAGGTTAACATATCATCACAATCTGCTGAAAGTTTTGACAGACTGAACACTGATGATGGTTTGGTGGTCTCTCCATCACAATCCAAAGCTTCTCTTCCCTCATTGAAAATGCAGCAAGACAAAGGTTTCAGTACCATTTCTTGTCATGTTGATTCATTTTTGTCTGTACATAAGCAGTTTTGTGGCAAGCACATTAGGTTTGATTTAGAGGATGAAGGTAGTGATGATGAAAATTATGACCATGTCAGAAGCAACCAGGTTAACTTATCTTCACAATTTGCTAAAAGTTCGGACAGAGTGGACTGTGATGATGGTTTGGTTGTCTCTCCATCACAATCCAAGGGTCCACTCAACCAGGTAAACTTATCACAATCTGCTGAAAGTTCTGACAGAGTGAACACTGATGATGGTTTGCTGGTCTCTCCATCACAATCCAAAGGTCCACTTCCCTCATTGAAAATGCAGCAAGAGAAAGGTTTCAGTACCATTTCTCGTCATGTTGATTCATTTTTCTCTGTAAATAAGCAGTTTTGGGGCAAGCGCATTAGGTTTGATTCTGCAGAAAACTCGGAGGATGAATGTAGTGATGATGATTTACATGATGAAGAAGATTATAATTGTGACCAGGTCACATGCAGTGTGGTTAACTTCTCATCACAATCTGGTGGAAGGTCTGACCGTGTGAGCAGCTGTCCTTACCCATCTGCAATAGAAGAGATACAACGGCTTGGGTTGGACCAGCTTTCCCCAGATAGTGGCGGCCAAAAGCACAAAGAGCCTAATGACTCAgttaaaaagaagagaaaatctGAAAATCTTGTAACTGCAATCTCTGTGCCCCCCAAATTGTGTAAGACAGAAAAGGTAGAACAAGTCGCACGGCCAATAGAGAATGGCAGGGAAGCCAATAATGTTAGAAATTTGGATGGAAGGAAAGCGGAAAGCTGGCCACCTGTGATTGGAGAACTGCACCAAGGTATCATTATACTTGTGCAAATGGCTTTAGGACACGGGCACCAATTTTACAGCCTAGAAGTGACTTACAAAAGAAGGGGGATGATAATTATGATGGATTTGTTAAACGGTCGGATAATATGA